CGGTGCCCCGCCGGACATGCCGAGCACCGCGAACCGGTCGAGCCCGGCGGCGTCGACCAGCGTCTCGAGGTCGGCCAGGCGGCGCGCCAGGGAGAAGTCGGTGACGTCCCACTCGGAGAGGCCGAACCCGCGCTCGTCGTACCTGACGACGGTGGCGACGTCCCCCAGGTCGTCGAGGAAGTGCCGCCACACCGGGCTCTGCCAGTCGTGCTGCAGGTGGCTGAGCCAGCACGACACGATGAGCAGCGGCGGGCCGGATCCGTGGCGCGCCCACGCGATCCGCACGCCGTCGTCGGTGCGGCAGAAGCGGACCTCCTGGGTCCCGGCGCTCGCCACGATCGAAGCGTACGCTCGTCGGACTCGGGCTGCCCGACGAACGCGGACCCGGAATCTTGGCCGGGCCGACAGCCCGCGGCGTCGCCGCGTTCCCGATGCTGGGCAGCATGCACCAGCAGGCACCCGACCGCGCCCTCCCGTCGCTCGACGCGATGGTCGCCGACCTCGAGGCGCTGGTGACCTGCGAGTCCCCGTCGGAGGACCTGGCGGCGGTCGCGCGCAGCGCCGAGGTGGTGGCGGCCCTGGGCACCCGCCTGCTGGGCGTGGGGCCCGAGCGGATCGTGCTCGACGGCTGGACCCACCTGCGCTGGCGGTTCGGCACCGGGCGCAGGGTGCTGGTGCTCGGCCACCATGACACCGTCTGGCCGCTCGGCTCCCTCGAGACGCACCCCTTCGGCGTGAGCGACGGCGTGCTGCGCGGGCCCGGCTGCTTCGACATGAAGGCCGGCGTCGTGATGGCGCTGCACGCCCTCGCCGCGCTCGACGACCGCGACGGCGTCACCCTCCTCGTCACCGGTGACGAGGAGATCGGCTCCCCCTCCTCGCGCGCGCTGATCGAGCACGAGGCTCGAGGTTGCGCCGGCGCGCTGGTCCTCGAGGCGGCAGGCCCCGGTGGCGCGCTGAAGACCGAGCGCAAGGGCGTCTCCCGGTACGACGTGCTCGTCACCGGCCGCGCCGCGCACGCCGGCCTGGAGCCCGAGCGCGGCGTGAACGCGACCATCGAGGTCGCCCACCAGGTGCACGCGGTCGCCGCGATCGCCGACCCCGAGCGCGGTACGACGGTCACTCCGACCCGCCTCGACGCCGGTACCACGATCAACACGGTGCCCGCCGCCGCCGGGTTCGGGGTCGACGTACGAGTGCGCGACGAGGGCGAGCAGGACCGCGTGCATGCGGCGATGCACGCGCTCCGGCCGGTTCTCGACGGTGCCGACGTCGAGGTCGTCGGCGGGCCGAACCGGCCCCCACTGACCCCCACCGCGACTCGCGACCTCTACGACCGTGCGGCCCTGCTCGCCCACGACCTCGGGCTGGACCCGGTCACCTCGATCTCCGTCGGCGGCGCCTCGGACGGCAACTACACCGCCGGCGTCGGCACCCCGACCCTCGACGGACTCGGTGCCGTGGGCGGCGGCGCGCACGCAGACGACGAGCACGTGCTGGTCGCCGAGCTGCCCGGCCGGACCCGGCTGCTGACCGCTCTGGTCACGGACCTCCTGGCCGTGGACCGCCCATGACCGCCTGGACCGACGCCGACAAGGCCGCCGCCGGCGCGGGGATCACGATCCGCACCCTCGACGACATCGCGTCGCTGGAGGACGTCCGCCGCCTCTACGAGCGGATCTGGCGCACCGGCGCGACCAACCCGCCGGTCACCGCGGACCTGCTCCGCGCGATGGCGAAGGCGGGCAGCTATGTCAGCGGCGCCTACGACGGCGACGAGCTCGTCGGCGCCTGCTTCGGCTTCTTCTCCGCGCCCGCGCGCGACGCGCTGCACAGCCACATCGCCGGTGTCGCGCCGCGGATGGCCGGCCGGCACGTCGGCCTGGCCCTCAAGCTGCACCAGCGCGCGTGGACGCTCGACCAGGGCGCCGGTGCCATCACCTGGACCTACGACCCGCTGATCCGGCGCAACTCGTGGTTCAACCTGGGCAAGCTCGCCGCCGACGTCACCGAGTACCTCCCCGACTTCTACGGGCCGATGGACGACGACATCAACCGCGCCGACCCGACCGACCGGGTCCTCGTGCGGTGGTCGCTCGACGCACCCGCCGTCGTCGCCGCGTGCGCCGGGACCCCCCGCGCCGTCGACGTCGAGCAGCTGCGCGCGGACGGCGCGGTCGTCGCGCTGGAGGTGTCCGCCGCGGGCGGCCCGATCCTGCGGCCGGCGTACGGGCGCACGGTGCTGGTCGGCGTACCCGTTGACGTCGAGGGCCTGCGCGAGCAGGACCCGGCGCTCGCCGCCACGTGGCGCGAGGCGCTGCGCGAGGTGCTCGGCGGGCTGCTCGCCGGAGGCGCGCGGGTGCGGGAGTTCGACCGATCGGGTTGGTACGTCGTGGAGAGGAAGGAAGCGCAATGAAGCTGACCGGGGTGGAGATCCGGACCGTCGAGGTGCCGCTGGTGGCGCCGTTCCGGACGTCCTTCGGGACCGAGACGGTACGCCGGGCGCTGCTCGTGCGCGCCGTCACCGACGACGCCGAGGGCTGGGGCGAGTGCGGCGCCGGGACCGGGCCGTTCTACTCCTCCGAGTACACCGAGGCCGCGGCAGACGTGCTGGAGCGCGTGCTGGTGCCGATGGTCGCGCAGGTCGAGCATCTCGACGCCCACCGGGTCGCGCCGGCGCTGCAGTCGGTCCGCGGTCACCGGATGGCCAAGGCAGCACTGGAGACGGCGATCCTGGACGCCGACCTGCGCGGCCGGGGCGTCTCGTTCGCCCACGCGCTCGGTGCGGTCCGCGACCGGGTGCCCTGCGGGGTCTCGGTGGGCATCACCGAGTCGATCCCCGCGCTGCTGGACGTGGTCGAGGGGTACCTGGCCGACGGCTACCTGCGGATCAAGCTCAAGATCGAGCCCGGGTGGGACGTCGAGCCGGTGCGCGCCGTACGGGAGCGGTTCGGAGACGTCCTGCTGCAGGTCGACGCCAACACGGCGTACCGTCGGGGCCACACCCGGCATCTCGCCCAGCTCGACGACTTCGACCTGCTGCTGCTGGAGCAGCCGCTGCCCGAGGACGACCTGCTCGGCCACGCCGAGCTCGCCAGGTCCGTCCGTACGCCGATCTGTCTCGACGAGTCGATCGTCTCCGCCCGGGCCGCGGCGGACGCGATCACGTTGGGCGCCTGCTCGATCGTCAACATCAAGCCCGGCCGGGTCGGCGGCTACCTGGAGGCGCGCCGGATCCACGACGTCGCGTCCGCGCACGGGATTCCGGTCTGGTGCGGCGGCATGCTGGAGACGGGCCTGGGCCGGGCTGCCAACCTCGCGCTGGCCGCGCTGCCCGGCTTCACCCTGCCCGGCGACACGTCGGCCTCCGAGCGCTACTACGCGACCGACCTGACCGAGCCGTTCGTGCTCGAGGACGGTCACCTGTCCGTGCCGACGGGTCCGGGCCTCGGCGTCAGCCCGCTGCCGGACGTCCTCGACGAGGTCACCGTCGACCGGACCTGGATCCCCCTCTGACCCCGTTGAGTTGCCCCATCCTCACCGTTGAGTTGCCCCATCCTCACCGTTGAGTTGCCGCTTCCCAACCGTTGAGTTGCCACCCCGCACGGCAAGTGGCAAGTCAACGGTGAGTTCGTGGCAACTCGACGGCGAGTTCGTGGCAACTCAACCGCCTGTTCGATCCCACCAGCATCTGTCACGATTTCGTCGTGCCGGACGAACGACGACCCCATGCCCCGCGGCTAGCGTCGGGCGGGTGGTGACCGTGGCCGACCTCCCCCGCGCCGGACTCGCTCGCGTCGTCGAGGAGCTCGGCAGCACCCTGCTCGAGGTGGTCTGCGGCGAGGTGCAGCGGCCCGAGGAGATCGGCGGGGTGGTCATCGACGACCCGCTCGACGAGCCGGAGCTGCCCGAGCACGCGCTGGTCCTCGGGGTCGGGCTGCAGGAGCCGGCGGCGATCACCGAAGCGGTCGAGCGGCTCGGTGCGCAGGGCGTGCTCGGGCTGGTCGTCCGCGCGCCCGTGGCGGGGAGTGACGAGCTCGCGGCGACGGCGCGTCGTACGGGCGTCACGGTGCTCGCGCTGGCGCGCGGGGCCGCCTGGACCCACCTGGCCGGGATGATCAGGACCCTGACCAGCGACGGCCCCGAGCTCGACCCGGAGCCGCTGGGCCGCACCGGCGCGGGGCTGCGCCAGGTGGTCGGCTACCAGTCCGGCCTCGACGACCTGTTCGCCGTCGCCAACGCGATCGCCGCGCTCGTCGACGCCCCCGTGACGATCGAGGACCGCAGCTCACGCCTGCTCGCGTTCTCCAGCCGCCAGGAGGAGGCCGACACCTGGCGGGTGCAGACGA
The genomic region above belongs to Nocardioides sp. QY071 and contains:
- a CDS encoding GNAT family N-acetyltransferase is translated as MTAWTDADKAAAGAGITIRTLDDIASLEDVRRLYERIWRTGATNPPVTADLLRAMAKAGSYVSGAYDGDELVGACFGFFSAPARDALHSHIAGVAPRMAGRHVGLALKLHQRAWTLDQGAGAITWTYDPLIRRNSWFNLGKLAADVTEYLPDFYGPMDDDINRADPTDRVLVRWSLDAPAVVAACAGTPRAVDVEQLRADGAVVALEVSAAGGPILRPAYGRTVLVGVPVDVEGLREQDPALAATWREALREVLGGLLAGGARVREFDRSGWYVVERKEAQ
- a CDS encoding M20 family metallopeptidase, whose translation is MHQQAPDRALPSLDAMVADLEALVTCESPSEDLAAVARSAEVVAALGTRLLGVGPERIVLDGWTHLRWRFGTGRRVLVLGHHDTVWPLGSLETHPFGVSDGVLRGPGCFDMKAGVVMALHALAALDDRDGVTLLVTGDEEIGSPSSRALIEHEARGCAGALVLEAAGPGGALKTERKGVSRYDVLVTGRAAHAGLEPERGVNATIEVAHQVHAVAAIADPERGTTVTPTRLDAGTTINTVPAAAGFGVDVRVRDEGEQDRVHAAMHALRPVLDGADVEVVGGPNRPPLTPTATRDLYDRAALLAHDLGLDPVTSISVGGASDGNYTAGVGTPTLDGLGAVGGGAHADDEHVLVAELPGRTRLLTALVTDLLAVDRP
- the menC gene encoding o-succinylbenzoate synthase, with product MKLTGVEIRTVEVPLVAPFRTSFGTETVRRALLVRAVTDDAEGWGECGAGTGPFYSSEYTEAAADVLERVLVPMVAQVEHLDAHRVAPALQSVRGHRMAKAALETAILDADLRGRGVSFAHALGAVRDRVPCGVSVGITESIPALLDVVEGYLADGYLRIKLKIEPGWDVEPVRAVRERFGDVLLQVDANTAYRRGHTRHLAQLDDFDLLLLEQPLPEDDLLGHAELARSVRTPICLDESIVSARAAADAITLGACSIVNIKPGRVGGYLEARRIHDVASAHGIPVWCGGMLETGLGRAANLALAALPGFTLPGDTSASERYYATDLTEPFVLEDGHLSVPTGPGLGVSPLPDVLDEVTVDRTWIPL